In Apium graveolens cultivar Ventura chromosome 10, ASM990537v1, whole genome shotgun sequence, the following are encoded in one genomic region:
- the LOC141688975 gene encoding cyclin-dependent kinases regulatory subunit 1, which produces MGQIQYSEKYFDDTYEYRHVVLTTEVAKLLPKSRLLSENEWRAIGVQQSRGWVHYAIHRPEPHIMLFRRPLNYQQQQDAAAQ; this is translated from the exons ATGGGTCAGATCCAGTATTCTGAGAAGTACTTTGATGATACCTATGAGTACAG GCATGTTGTTCTTACTACAGAAGTTGCCAAGTTGCTCCCCAAGAGTCGCCTTCTCTCCGAG AACGAGTGGCGTGCAATTGGAGTGCAGCAGAGCAGAGGTTGGGTTCATTATGCAATTCATCGGCCAGAGCCACACATCATGCTCTTTAGGAGGCCACTGAACTATCAGCAGCAGCAGGATGCCGCAGCTCAGTAA